A portion of the Pseudorasbora parva isolate DD20220531a chromosome 1, ASM2467924v1, whole genome shotgun sequence genome contains these proteins:
- the tmem176l.3b gene encoding membrane-spanning 4-domains subfamily A member 5, translating to MSVTVSQGEGVRVITFASNPNSKWPILCQILGTLCYSPVCAVSQHVKAKRMGIFTALGIVQIIVGILNIMTGMLFLSFGIHDYIMMSDAPFWFGGVFLVVGIVSIVAAQFPSYFLGLIAVVLNKVSAVLAMIGLALYSWDLMSFHSTEVLHYEYMNYDKMIREGVDVTMMIFSALQLCVTLSFSVLTLKEFFETDSVEGLHIYKPLKEDDTVSHVC from the exons ATGTCTGTGACAGTGTCTCAGGGTGAAGGAGTGAGAGTGATCACCTTTGCCTCAAACCCCAACAGCAAATGGCCGATACTGTGTCAGATCCTGGGCACTTTGTGTTACAGTCCAGTGTGTGCCGTATCACAGCATGTGAAAGCAAAGAGGATGGGCATCTTTACGGCGCTTGGG ATTGTGCAGATTATAGTCGGAATCCTCAATATCATGACTGGGATGTTATTTTTAAGCTTTGGGATACACGATTACATTATGATGTCTGATGCACCATTTTGGTTTGGTGGTGTG ttCCTTGTCGTTGGAATCGTGTCTATTGTTGCAGCTCAGTTTCCCAGCTATTTTCTG GGTCTCATCGCTGTggtgctgaataaagtcagtGCTGTTCTGGCTATGATAGGCCTAGCACTGTATTCATGGGACTTGATGAGCTTTCACAGTACTGAAGTTCTGCACTATGAGTACATGAACTATGATAAG ATGATCCGTGAAGGAGTGGATGTCACTATGATGATCTTTTCAGCCCTTCAGCTCTGTGTGACCCTCAGTTTCTCTGTCTTGACTTTGAAAGAATTCTTTGAAACGGAT TCTGTGGAGGGCCTTCACATTTACAAGCCACTCAAAGAAGACGACACTGTCAGTCATGTATGTTAG